The following are encoded together in the Candidatus Obscuribacterales bacterium genome:
- a CDS encoding cupin domain-containing protein — STYWNPLLLENQGQWQPIQGLDNLVEELTLSMDQETGNYTRLTRFHPGADTAKAGSKSHNYPEEIFIVSGRLYDQAFDMWLERGHYASRPPGEVHGPFKTDIGCVVLEMSFPHQAQK, encoded by the coding sequence AGCACCTACTGGAATCCACTCCTTCTAGAGAACCAAGGGCAATGGCAGCCGATCCAAGGATTAGACAACCTCGTTGAAGAACTCACCCTCAGCATGGATCAAGAAACCGGTAACTATACCCGGTTAACGAGGTTTCATCCTGGCGCTGATACAGCGAAGGCTGGCAGCAAATCCCATAACTATCCTGAAGAGATCTTTATCGTCAGCGGTCGCCTCTATGACCAAGCCTTTGATATGTGGTTGGAACGTGGTCATTATGCCAGTAGACCGCCTGGAGAAGTGCATGGGCCCTTCAAAACCGATATTGGATGTGTTGTTCTTGAAATGTCCTTTCCGCATCAAGCCCAGAAATAA